The genomic window CATCTCGATGGGCACCGACCGCACCATCCTGATCACCGGCGTGGACGAGCTGGGCGGCTACCACCACCGCGCGCTGCCGGACCGGCTGGAGGCCGCCTCCTGGGCCTGCGCCGCGCTGGCCACCAAGGGTGACATCTACGTCCGCGGCGCCCGCCAGCTGGAGATGATGACCTTCCTCAACACCTTCCGCAAGGTCGGTGGCGCCTTCGCGGTGGACGACGAGGGCATCCGGTTCTGGCACCCGGGCGGCGAGCTGAACGCCATCGCCCTGGAGACCGACGTGCACCCGGGCTTCCAGACCGACTGGCAGCAGCCGCTGGTGGTCGCGCTGACCCAGGCCGCGGGCCTGTCGATCGTGCACGAGACGGTGTACGAGTCGCGGCTCGGCTTCACCTCGGCGCTCAACCAGATGGGCGCGCACATCCAGCTCTACCGCGAGTGCCTGGGCGGCACCCCCTGCCGGTTCGGGCAGCGCAACTTCCTGCACTCGGCGGTCGTCTCCGGGCCGTCCAAGCTGCTCGGCGGCGAGCTGGTGATCCCGGACCTGCGCGGCGGCTTCTCCTACCTGATCGCGGCGCTGGCCGCCGAGGGCACCTCGACCGTGCACGGCATCTCGCTGATCAACCGCGGCTACGAGAACTTCATGGAGAAGCTGCGCGGACTCGGCGCGCACGTCGAGCTGCCGAGCGAGCAGGAGCTGCTCGCGGCGGTCTGACCGCGCCCGGGCCGGCTGGACCGGCGCGGAGAACGAACCGGGGCCGCCCCCGCCAGGGCGGCCCCGTTGCTCAGGAGGCACCCCGCCAGGTGTGTCCTCCCGTCCACCGGCACGCGGTGCACCGGTAGCTCAGTGCCGCCCCTGGCCGCCCTCGTGCTGGCGGTGGTGGCGGACCCGGCGCTCCAGCAGGGCGCCGAGCACATCACGCCCCGAGCGGAGCACCGGGGCGGGGTCGACGTGCGCCCTGCCCGATCCCGCCACGGCGGTCGGCCGGCCGGGTGCGGCCGGCGGCTCCGCCGCGGCGGTGGCCGGCAGCACGTACAGCACGCCCGCCACCGCGGTGGCCGCCAGGCCCATGCCGCCCATCTGCCACAGTCGTCGGCCGCTCGTCGAGGTGCGCTTGCTCATGAAGCAAGCCTCCCAGGCGCATTATGAGAAGACGATGAGGAATTCTCACCAGCTGTGTAACAGCTCGTCGGCCGGTGCTCCGGTCACTCCTGCGGCAGCCTGAGTTCGGCGCGCAGGCCGCCGCCCGGCGCTTGCTCCAGCCGCGCGCTGCCGCCGTGCAGTTCGGCCACCCAGCGGACGATGGCCAGCCCCGTCCCGGTGCCCGCACCGCTGGTGACGCCCCGCCGGAAGACCGCCTCGCGGCGCTGCTCGGGCACCCCCGGCCCGGCGTCCGTGACGGTGACCAGGCCGGGCGCGGCGGCCACCGTCACCGGGGTCCCGGCGCCGTAGCGCAGCGCGTTCTCCACCAGGTTGCGCACCGCCTGGCCCAGCAGCTCCGGGTCGCCGCGCACGATCAGCGGTTGCTCGCCGACCAGCACGGTCACCCTCCCCCAGCCCTGGGCCGGCGCGGTCCCGAGGCCCTCCACCAGTTCGGCCACGGTCTGCTCGACCAGTTGGTCCAGCCGCAGCGGCATCAGCTCCACCTGCTGGGTGCCGGAGTCGATCCGGGCGCGGGCCAGCAGGCCGGTGACCAGCCGGGCCAGCCGGTCGCTGAGCGCCGCCGCCTCCGCGAGCGCCGCGGGCGCCCGCTCCGGCGCCGAGGCCCCGCGCTCGACGGCCAGGCGCAGCGTGGCCAGCGGCGTGCGCAGCTCGTGCGCGGCCTCGGTGAGGAACTGCTCCTGGCGCTCCAGGCCGCGCAGCGCGGGGCGCATCGCCCGGCCGGAGAGCAGGTGGCCGATCGCGGCGGCGGCCAGCACCAGCGCCGAGCAGCCCAGCAGCAGCCAGCGGACCAGCCGCTCGTGGTCGGCCCGGCTCTGTGCCGGGTCGGCGCCGACCACCACCAGGGCGGCGATGGTGTCCCCGTTCCAGACCGGCGCGGCGGCCCAGCGCATCATCCGCCCGCTGCCCCCGGGCCCGGTGGCCAGCGTGGCGTCCTGGCCGGTCTGCACCTGGGTCCAGAGCCTGCCCAGCAGCTCGCCGCCCGGCAGGTGGGCGGTGTCGGGGCGGACCCAGCGCACCACGCTCGGCAGCCCGGTGCCGCCCGCCGGGACCTGGACCGCGCCGAGCACGTCGGCGCCGCGGGCCAGCTCGTCCTCGCCGAGCGGGTCGACGGCCAGCGTGTCGTTGTCGAACCAGAGCGCCCGGGCCAGCCCGCCGGCCCGCCGGGCCGCGTCGTTGTCCAGTTCCTTGGCCCGGGACTGGGCGTCGGTGTGCGCGGCCAGGGTGGCCAGCACCAGCAGGCAGGCAGCCGTGGTGCCGGCGAAGAGCAGGGTCAGGGTCCAGCGCAGCCGGCGCAGGCCTCGGGCGGCCGGCGAGGTCATCCGCGACCGCCGTGCCCGGCCGGGTCCACGAGCCGGTAGCCGACGCCGCGCACGGTCTCGATCGGGTCCGGCGGGCCGAGCCGGCGGCGCAGCTGGCGGATCAGCACGTCGACCACGTTGGACATCGGTTCGTTCAGCTCGTCCCAGCAGCTCTCGATCAGCCGGGTGCGGGTGACCACCGTCCCCGCCTGCAGCATCAGCAGCTCCAGGACGGCGAACTCCTTCGCCGTGAGGGTGAGCAGCACCCCGGCCCGGGTGACCCGGCGGCGCGGCAGGTCCAGCTCCAGGTCCCCCAGGCGCAGCTGCGGCAGCCGGGCCGGCTCGGGGCGGCGGCACAGGTTGCGGACCCGGGCCGCCAGCTCGGCGGCCGCGAACGGCTTGACCAGGTAGTCGTCGGCTCCGTGCTCGAAGCCGGCCACCCGGTCGGCCACCGAGTCCATCGCGGTGAGCAGCAGCACCGGGCGCTGCCAGCCGGCCGCGCGGCGGTCCGCGACCAGCCGCAGGGCGTCGCCGTCGGGCAGCGCCCGGTCGGCCACCAGGCAGTGGTAGTCGGTGACCGCGAGCTTGAGGTCGGCCTCGGCCAGGTCGGCGGCCAGGTCGACGGCGAATCCGGCCCGGCGCAGCCCGTCGGCTATCTCCGGGCCGAGCCTGGGGTCGTCCTCCAGTACCAGTACGCGCATGGTCTCCGACCTTACGGCGCGGCACTGCCACAACGACGGAGCGGGGGCGGTCCGGAAACCCGGACCGCCCCCGCTCCAGCGGAGATCAGGCGCCCTTGGCGGCTTCCTTCAGCTTGGAACCGGCGCTCACCTTGGCGCTGTAGCCGGCCGCGATCTGGATCGGCTCACCGGTCTGCGGGTTGCGGGCGGTGCGAGCGGCGCGGTGGGTGCGCTCGAAGGTCAGGAAACCGGGGATGGTGACCTTCTCGTCACCCTTGGCCACAACCTCGCCCACGACCTCGGCGAATGCCGCCAGAACGGCGTCGGCGTCCTTGCGGGTCACCTCGGCGCGGTCGGCCAGAGCGGCCACCAGCTCACTGCGGTTCATGTGTACTCCTGTGGTCTGTTCGTTGCGGTGTGCGGGGGCCCATCGGTCGTCCCTCCGGAGGCACCCGGCTGGGCCGCTGGTCCGCACACTGTGCTCGTTCAGGCGGCTGGTGGTAGGTGCGCGGCTCGTGCTCCGGGCCGCGCGTCGTGTCAGTCCTGCCACGTGCCTGCCTGGGAACGAATCCTGCCCTTACCGGCCCCGAGAAAGCCAATCGGGCCTCGGCCATCCACCCCGAACGGCGCCCTCCCCACGCAGCTATGACGCTTCGTCGGCGCCGGCGGACCGACGCGGGCGGCGGCCGGGAACGACTCGCCGAGTGGTTGGGGGACGTTCCGTACTTGTCGGACACGCCTGCCCCGTGCAGGGCTACCGTACGCCCTGACGGGGACAAGCCCAAACACACCCTTCCCCTTGTGTCGCAAGGAATCGGGGCTGCCCGACACGGGCGGGGGCGGTATTCGGTCAGACGAGCGACCGAATACCGCCCCGTGGACCCTCCCAGGTCAGAGCCGGACGACCGGGAAGGCGGCCGTGTCCAGGGTGCCGACGATGCCCGGCGTCGGCCGGGAGGGGGCCTGGTCGCCCTCGCCACCGGCGGCCAGCGCGGCCTCCCGCACGGCCGCGGCCACCGTCTTGGCCACGTCCGGGTGGAAGACGCTGGGGATGATGTAGTTCGGGTTCAGCTGGTCGTCGGTGACCGTGGTGGCCAGCGCCCGCGCGGCGGCGATCATCATCTCGGTGTTCACCGTGCGGCTCTGCGCGTCCAGCAGGCCGCGGAAGACACCCGGGAAGACCAGCACGTTGTTGATCTGGTTCGGGAAGTCGCTGCGGCCCGTGGCGACCACCGCGGCGGTCTGCCGGGCCACCGCCGGGTCGACCTCCGGGTCCGGGTTGGCCAGCGCGAAGACGATCGCCTTGTCGGCCATCGAGGCGATGTCGTCGCCGTCCAGGACGTTCGGGGCCGACACGCCGATGAAGACGTCGGCGTCCGCCACGGCCTCCTTGAGGCTGCCGGTGCGGCCCGAGCGGTTGGTGTGCTCGGCGATCCAGCGCAGCGAGTCGTTGAGGTCCTCACGGCCGCTGTGCACCACGCCGCGCACGTCGGCCACCGTGGCGTGCTCGACGCCGGCGGCCAGCAGCAGCTTGAGGATCGCGGTGCCGGCCGCACCGGCGCCCGACATGACCACCCGGATCTCGCCGATCTCCTTGCCGACCACCCGCAGCGCGTTGGTCAGCGCGGCGAGCACCACGATCGCGGTGCCGTGCTGGTCGTCATGGAAGACCGGGATGTCCAGCGCCTCGCGCAGCCGCGCCTCGATCTCGAAGCAGCGCGGCGCGGAGATGTCCTCCAGGTTGATGCCGGCGAAGCCGGGGGCGATCGCCTTGACGATGGCCACGATCTCGTCGGCGTCCTGGGTGTCCAGGCAGATCGGCCAGGCGTCGATCCCGGCGAAGCGCTTGAACAGGGCCGCCTTGCCCTCCATCACCGGCAGCGCGGCCTGCGGGCCGATGTTGCCCAGGCCCAGCACCGCGGAGCCGTCGGTGACCACGGCCACGCTGTTGCGCTTGATGGTCAGGCGGCGGGCGTCCTCGGGGTTCTCGGCGATCGCCATGCAGACCCGGGCCACACCGGGGGTGTAGATCATGCTCAGGTCGTCACGGTTGCGGATCGGCAGCTTCGAGGACATCTCGATCTTGCCGCCGAGGTGCATCAGGAAGGTGCGGTCCGAGACCTTGCCGATCGTGACGCCCTCGATCGCCCGCAGCTTCTCGACGATCTCCTCGCCGTGCGCAACCGACGCGGCCGCCACGGTCACGTCGATCCGCAGTGCTTCCAGACCGGAGGCCGTGACGTCCAGGCCGGTCACCGAGCCACCGGAGGACTCCACGGCGGTGGTGATGTTGCTGACCGCGTTACCGCTGGCCGGAACCTCCAGCCGCACCGTGATCGAGTTGGAGACACTGGGCACCGTCGCCATCGACGTCCTTCTTC from Kitasatospora sp. NBC_01250 includes these protein-coding regions:
- a CDS encoding sensor histidine kinase, producing the protein MTSPAARGLRRLRWTLTLLFAGTTAACLLVLATLAAHTDAQSRAKELDNDAARRAGGLARALWFDNDTLAVDPLGEDELARGADVLGAVQVPAGGTGLPSVVRWVRPDTAHLPGGELLGRLWTQVQTGQDATLATGPGGSGRMMRWAAAPVWNGDTIAALVVVGADPAQSRADHERLVRWLLLGCSALVLAAAAIGHLLSGRAMRPALRGLERQEQFLTEAAHELRTPLATLRLAVERGASAPERAPAALAEAAALSDRLARLVTGLLARARIDSGTQQVELMPLRLDQLVEQTVAELVEGLGTAPAQGWGRVTVLVGEQPLIVRGDPELLGQAVRNLVENALRYGAGTPVTVAAAPGLVTVTDAGPGVPEQRREAVFRRGVTSGAGTGTGLAIVRWVAELHGGSARLEQAPGGGLRAELRLPQE
- a CDS encoding NAD-dependent malic enzyme, translated to MATVPSVSNSITVRLEVPASGNAVSNITTAVESSGGSVTGLDVTASGLEALRIDVTVAAASVAHGEEIVEKLRAIEGVTIGKVSDRTFLMHLGGKIEMSSKLPIRNRDDLSMIYTPGVARVCMAIAENPEDARRLTIKRNSVAVVTDGSAVLGLGNIGPQAALPVMEGKAALFKRFAGIDAWPICLDTQDADEIVAIVKAIAPGFAGINLEDISAPRCFEIEARLREALDIPVFHDDQHGTAIVVLAALTNALRVVGKEIGEIRVVMSGAGAAGTAILKLLLAAGVEHATVADVRGVVHSGREDLNDSLRWIAEHTNRSGRTGSLKEAVADADVFIGVSAPNVLDGDDIASMADKAIVFALANPDPEVDPAVARQTAAVVATGRSDFPNQINNVLVFPGVFRGLLDAQSRTVNTEMMIAAARALATTVTDDQLNPNYIIPSVFHPDVAKTVAAAVREAALAAGGEGDQAPSRPTPGIVGTLDTAAFPVVRL
- a CDS encoding HU family DNA-binding protein, giving the protein MNRSELVAALADRAEVTRKDADAVLAAFAEVVGEVVAKGDEKVTIPGFLTFERTHRAARTARNPQTGEPIQIAAGYSAKVSAGSKLKEAAKGA
- a CDS encoding response regulator transcription factor, translated to MRVLVLEDDPRLGPEIADGLRRAGFAVDLAADLAEADLKLAVTDYHCLVADRALPDGDALRLVADRRAAGWQRPVLLLTAMDSVADRVAGFEHGADDYLVKPFAAAELAARVRNLCRRPEPARLPQLRLGDLELDLPRRRVTRAGVLLTLTAKEFAVLELLMLQAGTVVTRTRLIESCWDELNEPMSNVVDVLIRQLRRRLGPPDPIETVRGVGYRLVDPAGHGGRG
- the murA gene encoding UDP-N-acetylglucosamine 1-carboxyvinyltransferase produces the protein MTDDVLLVHGGNPLEGEIRVRGAKNLVPKAMVAALLGQGPSRLRNVPDIRDVKVVRGLLQLHGVTVRSGDEEGELILDPSHVESANVADIDAHAGSSRIPILFCGPLLHRLGHAFIPGLGGCDIGGRPVDFHFEVLRQFGATIEKHPQGTYLVAPQRLRGTKIELPYPSVGATEQVLLTAVLAEGDTELRNAAIEPEIVDLICVLQKMGAIISMGTDRTILITGVDELGGYHHRALPDRLEAASWACAALATKGDIYVRGARQLEMMTFLNTFRKVGGAFAVDDEGIRFWHPGGELNAIALETDVHPGFQTDWQQPLVVALTQAAGLSIVHETVYESRLGFTSALNQMGAHIQLYRECLGGTPCRFGQRNFLHSAVVSGPSKLLGGELVIPDLRGGFSYLIAALAAEGTSTVHGISLINRGYENFMEKLRGLGAHVELPSEQELLAAV